From a single Apostichopus japonicus isolate 1M-3 chromosome 12, ASM3797524v1, whole genome shotgun sequence genomic region:
- the LOC139977184 gene encoding ankyrin repeat and SAM domain-containing protein 3-like, translating to MEQPLDTVSDEASSESDFLDKSLSMWIGWNESLHDDVTFDPIPLDLHTAASLGDYDFVKELLARPDTDPNRKNRGEWTPLMYASYIGHDNIVNLLLDTKVDVNIGTESGTTPLMLAASCGNESVAYFLHQNGAKLDIPNERGWTALFHATYSGHLKVVQLMADLGADIHRTEFNLRVTPLMLAAAEGHETIVNYLLEKGVDVKVKNKRGDTARSLAMLNGNMNVVALIDNINVTASTLRSEPDLDLSSSDESFHPPNRPHHRKGGTARGKGPSIQDGPAMFARMQTLQKKRSDVPDERSSSSRGREAEREETNPFCISDAVTVRSSGGSSCSSSGGGGGLAAALGLSREGSISSNDGEAEHLLPNLSQHFASPNSSYSTALSDFVTHLSGGRLPDQDSRHVTVHKENPRGTPCDPAGQRTLGDSKSKNVTFDLEPMRMLPADHLPYQTGRTSKDADIVQPQGNQTVPPASSIGYTPSILPLSSRVVVHPPSEGDTVGHSPVYPFNDLQGLLKSLNLSKYISVFEEQDVDLRVFLTLTDSDLKEVGIKLMGPRRKMTNAIARWHSEARMFSTDLEQIYADKMETALQEMAVQYQEMSLKKDELAGQLLQEKELRGVVEGCLVEDRKTYQQMLRLVTDTRSLCHRMREMYDHVRFYQSELLKRLKEKEPQSDILLSPENLAENLQIGLILDAQFPPLEGTSFPPVSGLTGPPTSLANMLSQHGGMAYTSSQPITNSDRKGPQDSPTTEQLQMDMKASTRAMNIQNISMEDLMSHLGQMSHQMARVVAKATNNMDQLLEGQTQNFSPNSSGNSLP from the exons ATGGAGCAACCTCTGGATACCGTCAGTGATGAAGCCAGCAGTGAGTCAGACTTCCTGGATAAGAGCCTCTCAATGTGGATTGGCTGGAATGAATCACTCCATGAtgatgtgacctttgaccccattCCATTAGACTTGCACACAGCAGCTTCTCTGGGTGATTATGACTTTGTGAAAGAGCTGCTTGCAAG GCCAGACACTGACCCAAACAGAAAGAACAGAGGGGAGTGGACACCTTTGATGTATGCCAGCTACATTGGACACGACAACATAGTAAACCTACTCCTGGACACTAAGGTGGACGTTAACATAGGAACGGAGTCTGGCACAACACCACTGATGCTTGCGGCAAGCTGCGGCAATGAGAGTGTGGCTTACTTCCTACACCAG AATGGGGCAAAATTAGACATTCCAAATGAACGAGGTTGGACGGCTCTTTTCCACGCTACCTACTCCGGACACCTGAAAGTTGTACAGCTCATGGCAGACCTGGGTGCAGATATCCACAGAAC GGAATTTAATCTGAGAGTCACGCCATTGATGCTAGCAGCAGCAGAAGGTCATGAAACCATTGTCAATTATTTACTAGAAAAG GGTGTGGATGTGAAGGTCAAGAACAAAAGAGGTGACACAGCAAGATCGTTGGCTATGTTGAATGGAAACATGAATGTGGTAGCCCTGATAgataacattaatgtaacagcCTCTACTCTTAGATCTGAACCAG ACCTTGACTTGAGCTCATCAGATGAGAGCTTTCATCCACCGAATCGTCCTCATCACAGGAAGGGTGGGACTGCGAGAGGGAAGGGACCAAGTATACAGGATGGACCGGCAATGTTTGCTCGGATGCAGACCCTTCAGAAGAAACGCTCAG ATGTACCAGATGAGAGGTCATCTTCATCCAGAGGGAGAGAAGCAGAGAGGGAAGAGACTAACCCTTTCTGCATCAGTGATGCGGTCACGGTCAGAAGCAGCGGGGGATCCAGCTGTAGCagcagtgggggagggggagggttagCCGCAGCCCTGGGATTGAGCAGAGAGGGCAGTATATCAAGTAATGATGGGGAGGCAGAGCACCTCCTACCTAACCTCAGTCAACACTTTGCCAGTCCAAACTCGTCGTATTCTACAGCCCTGTCAGATTTTGTCACCCACCTGAGCGGTGGGAGGCTACCCGATCAAGACTCTAGACACGTTACCGTCCACAAAGAGAACCCCAGAGGAACCCCTTGTGACCCTGCCGGTCAGAGAACTTTGGGCGACTCAAAATCAAagaatgtgacctttgaccttgaacCCATGCGGATGCTACCAGCTGACCATCTACCGTACCAGACTGGACGTACATCGAAAGATGCGGACATCGTTCAGCCACAGGGAAACCAAACCGTACCTCCTGCTTCTAGTATAGGATACACCCCTTCGATTCTTCCATTATCGAGTAGGGTTGTTGTACATCCCCCGTCCGAGGGTGACACTGTAGGTCATAGTCCTGTGTATCCCTTTAATGATTTACAAGGCCTTCTCAAGAGTTTAAACCTCTCCAAGTATATTTCTGTCTTTGAGGAACAGGACGTGGACCTCCGTGTCTTCCTCACGCTGACTGACAGTGACCTCAAGGAAGTCGGCATCAA ATTGATGGGCCCCAGGAGAAAGATGACCAATGCCATCGCCAGATGGCACAGCGAGGCCCGCATGTTCTCCACAGACTTGGAGCAGATCTATGCCGATAAAATGGAGACAGCTCTGCAAGAGATGGCTGTGCAATATCAGGAG ATGTCCTTGAAGAAGGATGAGTTGGCGGGCCAGTTGCTGCAAGAGAAAGAACTAAGAGGTGTTGTAGAGGGGTGTCTAGTAGAGGACAGAAAGACATACCAACAGATGCTGCGATTGGTCACAGACACAAGGTCCCTCTGTCACAGAATGAGAGAAATGTATGATCATGTTAG ATTTTACCAAAGTGAACTGCTAAAGAGGCTGAAGGAGAAAGAACCCCAAAGTGATATTCTTTTATCCCCTGAAAACTTGGCAGAGAATCTCCAGATTGGCCTCATCTTGGACGCTCAGTTTCCTCCCCTGGAGGGGACCTCTTTCCCACCCGTATCTGGACTCACCGGACCTCCTACCTCATTAGCGAACATGTTGTCACAGCATGGAGGCATGGCATACACCTCATCACAGCCAATCACAAACAGCGATAGAAAAGGTCCTCAGGACAGTCCAACCACAGAGCAGCTGCAGATGGATATGAAAGCAAGTACAAgagctatgaatattcagaatATTAGTATGGAAGATTTGATGAGCCATCTTGGTCAAATGTCTCACCAGATGGCTAGAGTAGTGGCCAAAGCCACAAATAACATGGATCAATTATTAGAAGGCCAAACGCAGAATTTTTCTCCAAATTCTAGCGGTAATTCACTGCCATGA
- the LOC139977183 gene encoding uncharacterized protein: protein MPRSRGKYRAYSWESLEAAVLKVRNKECSMRRASLDYGIPRTTLIDKLSGRSPLFTTQGPSPVLTTAEEKKLAEWLKNMSRIGYGQTRQQLRMMVKKILDEDGRQNPFTNNTPGNDWFRRFKRRHPGLSERLGESLGKERAMLTVQKLEAWYVELENYLTEEEGGLDIMDDPSRMFNCDESGFPLNGKTMKVLAPTGCKTVYQLTNSDKSQITVLACMNAAGMYVPPMLIFPGQRFKYNPLRGAPDNWFLGRSESGWIDQEVFYEWIANHFVPVLKQANIKFPVILFMDGHRSHINLETANFCSENKVILFCFPAHASHILQPCDLSLFKSVKTYWKKEVQQWQIDNPGQNVTKQTFACIFYKAWRQSAVPKIAANGFRAAGLYPFTKEFDKAKVAPSEIFRSQEIARISDYDMPILSPIGEFSEEATSPHQQPDNRVRVPVQVVNNVAATMARKALEGTFTPEKIWVFERRLREGFDIETDELFNTWKKLKLQEANKDSETVPPAAVPAIPSSPTRRPVLTSAYVSPSLDKYLRYPKAPESRRPAKATKQLPKAISGKKYRQYLEDKLSAKAELERTRREKKVIREARKVEKVRLQKERAKRLEDAKQKSRVKRPVCRKLMADLPERAEKTASGKNDARVVHATVTSVGRDQQQSVATEVMDEEEQGIEAALEKGPALSKLPDRSEEGPALSKPPDRSEDGPALSKPPDGSPVIANTLVQLGLDDSLKFPSPPSTSETPESLEMPSLEQMEVLPTSLATDELLPDGEEAELLSNMKEALAMVNETWEEQHTGDVVMELGDDVDVSEGERPATDGEVTRLSKDGDLPIEVEVREQPPSAAEASGALEGVLIASNEDGEGTSNQVEAERTEETDTRPMEKKIKLKFMKKSGKKKSYYEEDPTGQTKGKGQEDDWTLVDENICDICEQCYRDDDDDWVGCEWCPRWFHKGCTDIADIHDMSEREIHSVEWFCHHCL from the coding sequence ATGCCAAGAAGCAGAGGGAAATACAGAGCTTACAGCTGGGAGAGTTTAGAGGCCGCCGTACTGAAAGTGAGGAACAAAGAATGTAGCATGCGTAGAGCATCGTTAGACTATGGTATACCACGAACTACCCTCATAGACAAACTCAGTGGTAGGTCTCCTCTGTTTACTACCCAAGGTCCCAGTCCCGTCCTCACAACAGCGGAAGAGAAAAAACTTGCAGAGTGGTTGAAGAATATGTCCAGGATTGGATATGGCCAGACAAGGCAACAGCTAAGAATGATGGTAAAGAAAATACTGGATGAAGACGGCAGGCAAAATCCATTCACAAATAACACCCCAGGAAATGACTGGTTTCGCAGATTTAAAAGAAGACACCCTGGGCTTAGTGAGCGCCTCGGAGAATCATTGGGAAAAGAGAGGGCTATGCTGACAGTACAAAAACTGGAGGCTTGGTATGTAGAGTTGGAGAATTATCTCACGGAGGAAGAAGGTGGCCTTGATATAATGGATGATCCATCCCGTATGTTCAACTGCGACGAAAGTGGCTTCCCTCTGAATGGCAAAACAATGAAAGTCTTGGCACCTACAGGATGTAAAACAGTGTACCAGCTGACAAACTCTGATAAGAGTCAGATAACGGTCCTGGCTTGCATGAACGCAGCAGGAATGTATGTGCCTCCAATGCTAATTTTCCCTGGCCAACGTTTCAAGTACAATCCCCTGAGAGGAGCTCCTGACAACTGGTTTCTCGGAAGAAGTGAATCGGGATGGATTGACCAAGAAGTTTTCTATGAATGGATTGCAAACCACTTTGTGCCGGTGTTAAAGCAAGCTAATatcaaatttcctgtgattctCTTCATGGATGGACACAGGAGCCACATCAACCTGGAGACTGCAAATTTCTGTTCAGAGAACAAAGTGATTCTATTCTGCTTTCCGGCTCATGCATCCCACATCCTGCAGCCGTGCGACCTCAGTCTCTTCAAGAGTGTCAAGACATACTGGAAGAAGGAAGTCCAGCAATGGCAAATTGATAACCCTGGACAAAATGTGACGAAACAAACATTTGCTTGCATATTCTACAAAGCTTGGAGGCAAAGTGCAGTGCCCAAGATTGCTGCCAATGGGTTCCGAGCTGCAGGGTTGTATCCTTTCACTAaagaatttgacaaagccaaaGTGGCACCGTCCGAAATTTTCCGCTCACAAGAGATAGCTCGCATCTCTGATTATGATATGCCAATCTTGTCtccaataggtgaattttctgAAGAAGCTACCTCTCCCCACCAACAGCCTGACAATAGGGTACGTGTTCCAGTCCAGGTAGTAAATAATGTGGCAGCTACTATGGCCCGGAAAGCACTCGAAGGCACCTTCACCCCAGAGAAAATATGGGTGTTTGAGCGACGGTTGCGTGAGGGATTTGATATCGAGACGGACGAGTTGTTCAATACTTGGAAAAAATTGAAACTCCAAGAAGCCAACAAAGATTCTGAAACGGTTCCACCAGCAGCAGTTCCCGCCATTCCATCTTCTCCGACTAGACGACCAGTACTAACCTCTGCTTATGTGAGTCCGTCTTTAGACAAATATTTACGGTACCCAAAGGCTCCAGAATCACGCCGTCCTGCCAAAGCCACCAAACAGCTACCAAAAGCCATCTCAGGAAAGAAGTACCGGCAGTATTTGGAAGACAAGCTATCTGCGAAGGCAGAACTCGAAAGGACCAGACGGGAGAAAAAGGTTATCAGAGAGGCCAGGAAAGTGGAGAAAGTAAGGCTGCAGAAAGAAAGGGCAAAGAGATTGGAGGACGCAAAGCAGAAAAGTCGAGTGAAACGACCAGTCTGTAGAAAATTGATGGCTGATTTACCAGAAAGAGCAGAAAAGACAGCATCAGGAAAGAATGATGCGAGAGTTGTCCATGCAACAGTTACCAGTGTAGGGAGAGATCAACAGCAAAGTGTTGCTACTGAGGTGATGGATGAAGAGGAACAGGGTATTGAGGCAGCATTAGAAAAGGGGCCAGCTCTCAGCAAACTTCCAGATAGATCAGAAGAGGGGCCAGCTCTCAGCAAACCTCCAGATAGATCAGAAGATGGGCCAGCACTCAGCAAACCACCAGATGGAAGTCCGGTGATAGCGAACACTCTGGTACAGTTGGGATTGGATGATAGTTTGAAATTTCCAAGTCCACCCAGTACATCAGAAACTCCAGAAAGTTTAGAAATGCCTAGTCTAGAGCAAATGGAAGTGCTACCAACCTCCTTGGCAACAGATGAATTATTACCTGATGGGGAAGAGGCTGAGTTGTTAAGCAACATGAAAGAGGCATTGGCAATGGTGAATGAGACCTGGGAGGAACAGCACACAGGAGATGTAGTGATGGAGTTGGGTGATGACGTAGATGTCAGTGAAGGGGAAAGACCTGCCACGGATGGAGAAGTGACACGTCTCTCAAAAGATGGAGACTTGCCAATAGAAGTTGAAGTTCGAGAGCAACCACCAAGTGCAGCAGAAGCTTCAGGTGCACTAGAAGGGGTACTAATTGCCAGTAATGAGGATGGAGAAGGGACCAGCAACCAGGTGGAAGCTGAGAGAACAGAGGAAACAGACACCAGGCCAATGGAAAAGAAGATCAAATTGAAGTTTATGAAAAAGAGTgggaagaaaaaaagttattatGAAGAAGATCCTACAGGACAGACAAAAGGGAAGGGCCAGGAAGACGACTGGACCCTGGTAGACGAAAATATCTGCGACATCTGCGAGCAGTGTTACcgtgacgatgatgacgactgGGTGGGTTGCGAATGGTGCCCTCGCTGGTTCCATAAGGGATGCACTGATATTGCAGACATACATGATATGAGCGAAAGAGAAATTCATTCTGTCGAATGGTTCTGTCATCATTGTCTGTAA